A genomic stretch from Cyprinus carpio isolate SPL01 chromosome A12, ASM1834038v1, whole genome shotgun sequence includes:
- the LOC109110696 gene encoding alpha-N-acetylgalactosaminide alpha-2,6-sialyltransferase 1-like produces MQTNCTTISLILTCCVLLYLVLWMNLSEQFHSKTVITSALILSPLGTTSLYKTEKPIYPTEREVNITPIPVLYKNNFTKLPVWDFEDVYLRNNEARRPTCPDSLQNKEDPKFKEATLPDIQLWLYKGLLNITEWNRLAHFNNPFGFMEYKYNEVKGAVDLIPKPKSPILLSVPESSKDGCIRCAVVGSGGILNNSKMGKEIDSHDYVFRVNGAVTQGYEEDVGNRTSVYVHTAFSLYASILTLKQYGFHNIPQDEDIKYVMIPEGLRDFEWIQGLLQGKEANGSFKGERPLKYFNGNFNESRFYVLHPDFLRYIRNRFMPSKQMQGNYWAMYRPTNGAFALFLAIHTCDIVDAYGFITEDYHKYSNYYYEKLKKNSVIFFINHDYGLEIKTWKKLHDSGIIRLYQRH; encoded by the exons ATGCAGACAAATTGTACTACTATTAGTCTTATTCTGACTTGCTGTGTGCTGCTCTATCTAGTGCTTTGGATGAATCTCTCTGAACAGTTTCACAG CAAAACTGTCATCACTTCTGCATTGATTTTATCACCACTTGGAACTACTAGTTTGtacaaaacagaaaaacccaTTTACCCCACTGAGCGAGAAGTCAACATAACACCTATTCCAGTTCTCTATAAGAACAATTTTACAAAACTTCCAGTGTGGGATTTTGAAGATGTTTATTTGCGAAACAATGAAGCACGGAGACCT ACCTGTCCGGACTCCCTTCAAAACAAAGAGGATCCAAAGTTCAAAGAGGCAACACTTCCTGACATTCAGCTGTGGCTGTACAAAGGTCTACTCAACATAACAGAATGGAATCGATTAGCACACTTCAACAATCCCTTCGGCTTCATGGAATACAAGTACAATG aAGTAAAAGGAGCAGTGGATTTGATACCAAAGCCAAAGTCTCCAATATTACTGTCTGTGCCTGAAAGTTCAAAGGATGGCTGTATCCGCTGTGCTGTTGTGGGCTCTGGTGGCATTCTCAATAACTCAAAGATGGGCAAAGAGATAGACTCCCATGATTACGTTTTTCG AGTAAATGGGGCTGTTACTCAAGGTTACGAGGAGGATGTTGGAAATAGAACATCAGTCTATGTACATACAGCTTTTTCCTTATATGCATCCATTCTGACATTAAAACAGTATGGCtttcacaatattccacaagATGAG GATATCAAATATGTAATGATCCCTGAAGGCCTGAGGGACTTTGAGTGGATCCAAGGCCTTTTGCAGGGAAAAGAAGCCAATGGGTCATTCAAGGGTGAGAG GccactgaaatatttcaatgGGAATTTTAACGAGAGTAGATTTTATGTTCTTCACCCTGATTTTCTTCGATACATTCGCAACAG aTTCATGCCATCCAAACAAATGCAGGGCAATTACTGGGCAATGTACAGACCGACCAATGGAGCGTTTGCTTTGTTCTTGGCTATCCACACATGTGacatt GTGGATGCCTATGGATTTATTACAGAAGACTACCATAAGTACTCCAACTATTattatgaaaagttaaaaaaaaacagtgtaattttctttattaaccaTGACTATGGCCTGGAGATAAAGACTTGGAAGAAACTGCATGACTCTGGAATCATTAGACTCTACCAAAGGCACTAA
- the st6galnac1.2 gene encoding alpha-N-acetylgalactosaminide alpha-2,6-sialyltransferase 1.2 — translation MILLRIYLAISFITLLLFIFVTFYNGNSTIKALSRQYDSLCVEGGNVADCLQRVEEPDPTNSSAVTNTGANTTLSPDRLGTQLTLVAPMDKHNFTALPQWKFDDIYRLDPQFKQSECMVSLRNSSNPVYKEKFIPNIQLFLQSDHVNMSEWNRLYHFNNPFGYMGFNYTATKAAVDTIPKLASTQLLQVPKRAKDGCIRCAVVGACGILNGSRLGKEIDSSDYVFRVNAAIIAGHEEDVGKRTSVYVHTAHSLIQSLMIHKKRGFKQIPTDKDIKYVLIPEGPRDYNFLESLMKNRKIPSGAYRGRTPRNYYSGHFNESSYYILHPDFLRYVRNRFLRGKQLKTKRWWLVRPTNGAFTLLLAMHTCDIVRVYGFSTADYRKYPNYYYDQKHTKLVFFANHDYRLEMKTWKEFHDDKFIWMYFGKSDI, via the exons ATGATTCTTCTGAGGATATACTTGGCTATATCCTTTATAACGTtacttctgtttatttttgtaacattttacaatggAAACTCCACTATAAAGGCACTCTCGCG ACAATATGATTCCTTATGTGTGGAGGGAGGCAATGTCGCAGATTGTTTGCAGAGAGTTGAGGAGCCTGACCCAACCAACAGTTCAGCTGTGACTAACACGGGAGCAAACACTACACTGAGCCCTGACCGTCTTGGGACACAATTAACCCTTGTGGCCCCTATGGACAAGCACAACTTCACTGCTCTGCCCCAGTGGAAATTTGATGATATATATCGGTTGGATCCACAGTTTAAACAGAGT GAATGCATGGTGTCCTTGCGAAATTCCTCTAATCCTGTGTATAAGGAGAAGTTTATTCCAAACATTCAGCTGTTTTTACAAAGTGATCATGTCAACATGAGTGAGTGGAACCGGCTTTATCACTTCAACAACCCCTTTGGCTATATGGGATTCAATTACACAG CCACAAAAGCAGCTGTTGACACCATCCCTAAACTTGCATCTACCCAGTTACTACAAGTACCCAAAAGAGCGAAGGATGGCTGTATTCGCTGTGCTGTTGTTGGGGCTTGCGGCATTCTCAATGGCTCCAGGCTAGGAAAGGAGATTGACTCTTCTGATTATGTATTCAG ggTGAATGCAGCCATTATAGCAGGACACGAGGAGGATGTTGGGAAAAGGACGTCCGTTTATGTGCACACAGCACACTCCTTAATCCAGTCCCTCATGATACACAAAAAGAGAGGTTTCAAACAGATTCCTACTGACAAG GACATTAAATATGTTCTAATCCCTGAGGGTCCAAGAGACTACAACTTTCTTGAGTCCCTTATGAAGAACAGAAAAATACCATCAGGAGCATATCGTGGACGAAC gccAAGGAATTATTACAGCGGGCATTTTAATGAAAGTTCTTACTACATCCTCCATCCAGACTTTCTCAGATATGTGCGTAACAG GTTTCTTAggggaaaacaattaaaaacaaaaagatggTGGCTAGTCAGGCCCACTAATGGAGCATTTACTCTTCTGCTGGCTATGCACACATGTGACATT GTGAGAGTCTATGGTTTTAGCACTGCTGACTATCGGAAATATCCAAACTACTACTATGACCAAAAACACACTAAACTAGTGTTTTTTGCTAATCATGATTATCGTTTGGAGATGAAAACCTGGAAAGAATTTCATGATGACAAATTTATCTGGATGTATTTTGGAAAATCTGATATCTAA